The following are encoded together in the Salvia hispanica cultivar TCC Black 2014 chromosome 6, UniMelb_Shisp_WGS_1.0, whole genome shotgun sequence genome:
- the LOC125195092 gene encoding uncharacterized protein LOC125195092, producing MNETVELGKNLLSEMQMWFVRFVEKSLDAGFRVFGKSATGSSGGIDYGPMATILSQLKRVNDWLDRVVSKRNMVLMDKAERLKEKIYRAGKKETEGNEKSADGSDKVSQRFSSLGSLKLRSVLVAGGKAVVAGRGPSPTAKSGKTSLSPAIIVPSRYRQPSPTAGWRQASPIVARRMSLSRARWLYGGLRASPAVDSSGRKKIANIAAGISKVSELVGNGRPPSRKNWDDRPASGGIGGSSEHKEKKSAMSKIDLQAAISRRLSDEKSESPKEKPNGAAPVITIHEKKWTDGSVSLDAVTSGLAKPGKDAMQRTRIASTCSMFSDLVSMSKPENPLPTIDRFMSIYEYALKSTSDVESIFGSHSSSRSTDFTTEKQPKPNKLWVEAALATNLEVFSFLTNEEFDGLSKGEQSSTKRLSISEPAKKLSLPSAVGTWTRWMGMN from the exons ATGAATGAAACTGTCGAGCTCGGTAAGAATTTGCTGTCTGAGATGCAAATGTGGTTCGTGAGGTTTGTTGAGAAGTCCCTTGATGCTGGTTTTCGCGTATTCGGCAAGTCTGCTACTGGTAGTAGTGGAGGTATCGACTATGGCCCTATGGCCACGATTTTGTCTCAGCTAAAACGAGTCAACGACTGGTTGGACCGTGTCGTCTCAAAAAGGAACATGGTGCTGATGGACAAGGCGGAGCGCTTGAAGGAAAAGATTTATAGGGCGGGGAAGAAGGAGACGGAGGGAAATGAGAAATCCGCAGA TGGATCGGATAAGGTCTCCCAAAGGTTTTCGTCACTAGGGTCGCTGAAGCTGAGATCAGTATTAGTAGCTGGGGGGAAAGCTGTGGTAGCGGGGAGGGGTCCATCGCCGACGGCCAAATCAGGGAAGACGTCATTGTCGCCCGCGATAATAGTGCCATCTAGGTACCGGCAGCCATCACCGACTGCTGGGTGGCGGCAGGCAAGCCCGATTGTGGCGAGGAGGATGTCGTTGTCTCGGGCTCGATGGCTCTATGGCGGGCTTAGGGCATCACCGGCAGTGGACTCCTCGGGGAGGAAGAAGATAGCTAATATAGCTGCTGgaatttcaaaagtttctgAGCTTGTTGGGAATGGGAGACCTCCTAGTAGGAAAAATTGGGATGATAGACCAGCATCGGGCGGCATCGGCGGCTCTTCTGAACATAAGGAAAAGAAATCGGCTATGAGCAAAATCGATCTCCAG GCTGCTATATCGAGGCGTCTAAGCGATGAGAAATCTGAGAGTCCGAAGGAGAAACCAAATGGCGCGGCGCCAGTGATCACCATACATGAAAAGAAATGGACTGATGGCAGTGTTTCTCTTGATGCGGTTACTTCAGGTCTTGCTAAACCTGGGAag GATGCTATGCAGAGGACAAGAATTGCTTCAACTTGCAGCATGTTTTCTGATCTAGTGTCAATGTCAAAGCCTGAGAATCCTCTGCCTACTATCGACCGATTCATGTCCATTTACGAGTATGCCCTGAAATCAACATCAGATGTTGAGTCGATTTTCGGTAGCCACAGTTCGTCAAGAAGTACAGATTTTACAACTGAAAAGCAACCAAAACCCAACAAGCTTTGGGTGGAAGCTGCTTTGGCCACGAACCTTGAGGTTTTCTCCTTCCTCACAAATGAAGAATTTGATGGCTTATCAAAAGGGGAGCAAAGTTCAACGAAGAGGCTCTCTATCAGTGAACCTGCCAAAAAGTTGTCACTACCATCAGCAGTCGGAACATGGACTCGATGGATGGGAATGAATTAA